One part of the Balneolaceae bacterium genome encodes these proteins:
- a CDS encoding sulfatase, which translates to MKHLTSSILITLLSVLFLGFTWTDNNSLSDSAAEQSDDRPNLILIIADDMAWNDCGACGHPNIQTPNIDKLADDGMMFHKAFLTTSSCSPSRSSMITGTYPHQTDAEQLHWEVPAEKVTFVEKLKEAGYWTGQAGKWHLGDHLVDRFDMLAEESTDELEKSYGELPESDNSGSHLWVPLLEHRPDDQPFFLWLAAHDPHRGYEEGIIENPHSVDDVILPPYVPDTEEVRKDYALYYDEISRMDSYIGDVVETLEEQGVSDNTLILFISDNGRPFPRDKTTMYDSGIKTPWIVKWPERVEAGSQTESLVSSVDIGTTFLSLAGIESFESSPGVDFSPVLTNPEAEVRDRIYSQAHWHDHENFVRAVRDERFKYIKNFFNDLPRTPPADALTGGTFGEIRRLEESGQLDDNQRDLYYEPRPEEELYDLENDPHELNNLADDPQYRDELTKLRGELLDFMKQHDDGVPRLRTPDEFHRVTGAPLPNNELPRAPKKEMFGGCECIYLPPDGYFEDLP; encoded by the coding sequence ATGAAACATCTTACATCATCCATTCTGATCACATTGCTCAGCGTGTTGTTTCTTGGTTTTACATGGACAGATAACAATTCTTTGTCTGACAGTGCCGCGGAACAATCAGATGACCGTCCCAATCTCATCCTCATCATCGCTGATGATATGGCATGGAACGATTGTGGGGCGTGCGGCCATCCCAATATTCAAACCCCCAATATCGACAAACTGGCGGATGATGGAATGATGTTTCATAAGGCATTTCTGACAACCAGTTCGTGCAGTCCGTCACGATCAAGCATGATTACCGGGACCTATCCCCATCAAACCGATGCTGAACAGCTTCACTGGGAGGTACCAGCGGAGAAAGTGACGTTTGTTGAAAAACTCAAAGAAGCTGGATACTGGACCGGCCAGGCCGGGAAATGGCACCTTGGAGATCATCTGGTTGACCGGTTTGATATGCTGGCCGAGGAAAGTACTGACGAATTGGAAAAATCCTATGGCGAACTTCCGGAGAGTGATAACAGCGGGTCGCACTTATGGGTGCCGCTGCTGGAGCACCGCCCGGACGATCAGCCCTTTTTTCTCTGGCTGGCCGCCCATGATCCGCACCGAGGCTATGAAGAAGGTATCATAGAGAACCCTCATTCCGTCGATGATGTAATCCTCCCGCCCTATGTACCGGATACCGAAGAGGTGAGAAAGGATTACGCTCTCTATTACGATGAAATCTCCCGGATGGACAGCTATATCGGGGATGTGGTGGAGACTTTGGAAGAACAGGGAGTCAGCGATAACACACTCATTTTGTTTATCAGTGATAACGGCCGCCCGTTTCCGAGAGATAAAACCACGATGTATGACAGCGGTATCAAAACCCCGTGGATCGTGAAATGGCCGGAACGAGTTGAAGCCGGATCACAAACCGAGTCACTGGTTAGTTCTGTGGATATCGGTACGACATTTCTGTCTCTCGCAGGTATTGAGTCCTTTGAATCGTCTCCCGGAGTTGACTTTAGTCCGGTGCTGACAAATCCAGAGGCCGAAGTTCGCGACCGGATTTACAGCCAGGCTCACTGGCACGATCATGAGAACTTTGTCCGAGCTGTCAGGGATGAACGCTTTAAGTACATCAAAAACTTTTTTAATGATCTGCCGCGTACGCCTCCAGCGGATGCTTTGACCGGCGGCACCTTTGGTGAAATTCGCAGGCTTGAAGAGAGCGGTCAACTTGATGACAATCAACGAGATCTCTATTACGAGCCGAGGCCGGAAGAGGAGTTGTACGATCTTGAAAACGATCCGCATGAACTGAATAACCTGGCGGATGATCCGCAATACCGGGACGAATTAACCAAGCTGAGAGGAGAACTTTTAGATTTCATGAAACAGCATGATGACGGCGTTCCCCGTCTGCGGACACCGGATGAATTCCATCGCGTAACCGGCGCACCACTGCCCAATAACGAACTACCGAGAGCACCTAAAAAAGAGATGTTTGGCGGGTGTGAGTGTATTTATCTGCCGCCCGATGGTTACTTTGAAGATCTGCCATAA
- a CDS encoding Gfo/Idh/MocA family oxidoreductase, translating into MDKDSKKKRFSRKDFLKKSILGLGAFTIVPRHVLGGNGYTAPSDQLTKAVIGVGGMGRGHLTYPGSKLIAVCDVDENHLSRALSMTPDGVRGYSDYREVLEQDDVDIVHIVTPPHWHGKMSVDAANAGKDIWCEKPMTRTIGEGQEVVKAVERNGTIFRLNTWFRFRSNFYGLGTTVKPIKKLVENDVFGWPLKVTLSETTGFNWKFVWRGKTDLEPQWIPEALDYNMWLGPAPYKPYHEHRVHSNFRGYWDYDGGGLGDMGQHYIDPSQYLLNKDHTNPIYVDVDAPQQHPDAASSWRRIEFTYDDGCKIVLDGENRDKDAAFIEGPKGKLYRGFQSDIPNIRKLADSLPEPKTQVTDFSEAVKKRKTFALNEKNGHRSCNIVNLGIIAVRLGRSLEFDPETQTIVNDEAANRMIHQPMRSPWQI; encoded by the coding sequence TTGGATAAAGATTCTAAGAAAAAAAGGTTCAGCCGGAAAGATTTTTTGAAAAAATCGATCCTCGGTTTAGGAGCCTTTACAATTGTTCCCCGCCACGTACTTGGGGGCAACGGATATACGGCTCCAAGTGATCAACTGACAAAAGCAGTGATCGGTGTAGGCGGTATGGGAAGGGGGCATTTGACGTATCCGGGTTCTAAGTTAATTGCTGTGTGTGATGTGGATGAAAACCATTTGAGCCGGGCATTGTCAATGACGCCGGATGGAGTTAGAGGGTACAGTGATTACCGGGAAGTGCTCGAACAGGATGATGTGGATATTGTGCATATTGTAACGCCTCCCCACTGGCATGGAAAAATGTCCGTGGATGCAGCCAATGCCGGTAAAGATATCTGGTGCGAAAAACCGATGACCCGAACCATTGGTGAAGGCCAAGAAGTTGTAAAAGCTGTAGAAAGAAATGGAACCATCTTTCGCTTAAATACATGGTTTCGTTTTAGAAGTAATTTCTATGGCTTGGGAACTACAGTAAAGCCGATCAAGAAACTGGTTGAAAATGATGTTTTCGGCTGGCCCCTGAAAGTAACGCTGAGCGAAACAACGGGATTTAACTGGAAGTTTGTTTGGAGGGGTAAAACGGATCTGGAGCCTCAATGGATACCGGAAGCATTGGACTATAATATGTGGTTAGGGCCGGCACCGTATAAACCATACCATGAACATCGGGTTCACAGCAATTTTCGGGGATACTGGGATTACGACGGCGGAGGACTGGGAGATATGGGTCAACACTATATCGATCCGTCTCAATACTTGTTAAATAAAGACCATACAAACCCTATTTACGTTGATGTAGATGCTCCGCAACAACATCCTGATGCAGCCTCCTCGTGGCGAAGAATTGAGTTTACCTACGATGATGGGTGTAAAATTGTGTTGGATGGTGAAAACCGGGATAAAGACGCTGCTTTTATTGAAGGGCCAAAGGGAAAACTGTACCGGGGTTTTCAATCAGATATTCCCAATATTAGAAAATTAGCAGATTCGTTGCCGGAACCTAAAACTCAAGTAACAGATTTTAGCGAAGCCGTTAAAAAACGGAAAACATTTGCCCTGAATGAGAAAAATGGTCACAGGTCATGCAATATCGTAAACCTTGGAATTATAGCCGTACGCCTTGGGCGGTCGCTGGAGTTTGATCCGGAAACGCAGACAATTGTGAATGATGAAGCGGCAAACCGGATGATTCATCAACCCATGCGTTCTCCCTGGCAGATATAG